The following proteins are co-located in the Pedosphaera parvula Ellin514 genome:
- a CDS encoding glycoside hydrolase family 2 protein gives MQVEFACPRPEYPRPDRQRGTREGVDWLNLNGPWQFRFDRYRVGIDENWFIPDEQEWREQIIVPFCWESLAAWGEGGAAGNENYYSTRVFYNPLEITKANHRAAARYEVGWYRRTIEIPDNPAWQGKRVILTIGAADFFTDCWCNGQHLGHHEGGYTPFEYDLTDTLGDPEPDGKRRAHVVLRVEDPVDNNEQPVGKQWRWYTTTSGIWQTVFLEPRSATYIRNFKIYTDIDAGTARFQINCEKPGQNCEVAVEIFPPNGEPSSTFKLDISDGVAEQAIKVNPLLLWNPNEPHLYKTILRLQNNGQTEDSVRTYFGMRKIDFAPGDPPDKPVALRLNGVARYLRGALHQSYYPEGVYTAGDVQTFINDIGYAKRVGFNFLRIHIKIDDPLLLYHADKMGMLLMADFPNFGEGGDTPLGRKRFEVMMREAIDRDFNHPSIFAWCTFNETWGFGGQVEFVDMIHPVNPKDRPKNKPLSSAVSAQGISAGASTAVLDAPKKEKEKLKNLSSHAWVQSMWELAKKLDPTRLIEDMSVVHWEHLDYFAHGDTDINSWHFYINDYYRAKEHIAKVVNQTFPGSNFNYVPGFAHKGQPLINSEYGGVGALDGDVDISWTFKFLTNELRRHGAISAYIFTELHDVEWEHNGFLNYDRTPKEFGYDPRIINESDTLPMDAPPISRVAPGQVLKVDIASSHFSSRPNRNISLRWRLDGLDTRGRIHQSISRGCVPIDFPHRRVAHALTVEVTMPEESMLCTLSVDACNLEGKIIARNFVQYFVSDHYPLIREATPRSLILRGNPGDWAAAEWSGGMGERDQERAEDCCYGTGHGFFEWVLPLNGADLSKARRLRILCEISSHRIDTPQTDDDIFPTTLHGYLNGIQIYNSIIRNHPHDSRGVLSYLRGGKGAYGYLEHGFAEGETLQQIARHVLDDHLHLRLVVPADALAQGGLTVYGAECGGYPISPTIIIEW, from the coding sequence ATGCAGGTTGAGTTTGCTTGTCCCCGGCCCGAATATCCACGTCCCGATCGCCAGCGAGGCACACGTGAGGGAGTCGATTGGCTGAATCTGAATGGCCCCTGGCAGTTTCGCTTCGATCGTTACCGTGTAGGCATCGATGAAAACTGGTTCATTCCCGACGAACAGGAATGGCGCGAGCAAATCATCGTGCCTTTCTGCTGGGAGTCACTGGCAGCCTGGGGTGAAGGTGGGGCGGCCGGCAACGAAAACTACTATTCCACCCGGGTATTCTACAATCCCCTCGAAATCACCAAAGCCAACCATCGTGCGGCGGCGCGGTATGAAGTGGGCTGGTACCGGCGAACCATTGAAATTCCAGACAACCCTGCGTGGCAGGGCAAACGGGTTATTCTCACCATCGGGGCGGCTGATTTTTTCACGGACTGCTGGTGCAACGGTCAGCATCTCGGGCATCACGAGGGAGGTTACACCCCTTTTGAATATGATCTGACCGATACCCTGGGTGACCCCGAACCTGATGGAAAGAGAAGAGCTCACGTGGTGCTGCGAGTCGAGGATCCCGTTGATAACAACGAGCAGCCGGTCGGAAAACAGTGGCGCTGGTATACCACCACGAGCGGTATCTGGCAGACGGTGTTCCTTGAACCACGCAGCGCCACTTACATCAGGAACTTCAAGATTTACACGGACATAGATGCCGGCACCGCTCGCTTCCAGATCAACTGCGAAAAACCCGGCCAGAATTGCGAGGTCGCAGTGGAAATATTTCCTCCCAACGGAGAGCCCTCAAGTACCTTCAAGCTGGATATAAGCGACGGGGTGGCCGAGCAGGCGATTAAAGTGAATCCTCTGTTGCTCTGGAATCCCAATGAACCTCATCTCTACAAAACCATCCTGCGGTTGCAGAACAACGGTCAGACGGAGGACTCCGTGCGGACTTATTTTGGAATGCGAAAGATTGATTTCGCGCCCGGCGATCCCCCCGATAAACCTGTGGCATTGCGGCTCAACGGCGTTGCCCGTTACCTGCGCGGAGCCTTGCACCAGTCTTATTATCCCGAGGGTGTTTATACCGCGGGAGATGTGCAAACCTTTATCAACGATATCGGCTACGCCAAGAGAGTCGGGTTCAATTTTCTCCGGATACATATTAAAATCGATGATCCACTGCTCCTTTATCACGCAGATAAGATGGGCATGTTGCTGATGGCGGACTTCCCCAATTTCGGAGAAGGAGGCGATACTCCGCTCGGACGCAAACGTTTCGAAGTAATGATGCGCGAAGCCATCGACCGCGATTTTAATCACCCTTCCATTTTTGCCTGGTGCACGTTCAATGAAACCTGGGGTTTTGGCGGACAGGTTGAATTCGTGGATATGATCCACCCGGTAAATCCCAAGGATCGGCCAAAAAACAAACCGCTTTCCTCCGCTGTCTCCGCACAAGGCATCTCCGCAGGCGCCTCGACTGCTGTTTTAGATGCTCCAAAAAAGGAAAAGGAAAAACTGAAGAACCTTAGTTCTCACGCCTGGGTGCAAAGCATGTGGGAACTGGCGAAGAAACTGGACCCTACGCGATTGATCGAGGACATGAGCGTGGTCCACTGGGAACATTTGGATTATTTCGCTCATGGCGATACTGACATCAATTCCTGGCACTTTTACATAAATGATTATTATCGCGCCAAGGAACATATCGCCAAGGTGGTGAACCAGACCTTTCCCGGCTCCAATTTCAATTACGTTCCGGGTTTTGCGCACAAAGGACAACCATTGATTAATAGTGAATATGGCGGAGTCGGCGCTTTGGATGGTGATGTGGATATCAGTTGGACATTCAAGTTCCTCACCAATGAATTGCGGCGGCACGGCGCAATTTCGGCCTACATCTTTACCGAGCTTCATGATGTGGAATGGGAGCACAACGGATTCCTTAATTATGATCGAACCCCCAAGGAATTTGGTTACGATCCCAGGATCATCAACGAAAGTGACACCTTGCCCATGGATGCACCGCCCATTTCACGGGTCGCGCCAGGTCAGGTGTTAAAAGTGGATATAGCCTCTTCGCATTTCTCGTCTCGACCCAACAGGAATATCAGCCTTCGCTGGCGATTGGATGGCCTGGACACACGCGGGCGCATCCATCAATCCATTTCTCGCGGCTGCGTGCCCATTGACTTTCCGCACCGCCGTGTCGCCCATGCCCTCACGGTCGAGGTAACCATGCCGGAGGAATCGATGCTTTGCACGCTGTCGGTGGATGCCTGCAATCTCGAAGGCAAAATAATCGCGCGCAATTTTGTGCAATACTTTGTCTCCGATCATTACCCCTTGATTCGGGAAGCAACACCCCGGTCACTTATCCTGCGTGGAAATCCAGGCGACTGGGCGGCGGCTGAATGGAGCGGCGGCATGGGAGAGCGCGACCAGGAACGGGCTGAGGATTGTTGCTACGGGACAGGTCATGGGTTCTTTGAATGGGTCCTGCCTCTAAACGGCGCTGATCTTTCCAAGGCGCGACGGTTGCGCATCCTATGCGAAATCTCTTCGCACCGCATCGATACGCCTCAGACGGACGATGATATTTTCCCCACCACCCTGCATGGATATCTGAATGGCATCCAAATATATAACTCTATCATCAGAAACCATCCGCATGACAGCCGGGGAGTCTTAAGTTATCTGCGCGGCGGCAAGGGGGCTTACGGCTATCTGGAGCATGGATTTGCCGAAGGAGAAACACTTCAACAAATCGCCCGCCACGTGCTGGACGATCACCTCCATCTGCGCCTGGTCGTGCCGGCGGATGCCCTGGCTCAAGGGGGGCTTACGGTATATGGTGCTGAGTGCGGCGGATACCCCATCTCTCCCACAATCATAATTGAGTGGTAA
- the glf gene encoding UDP-galactopyranose mutase, translating to MFDYLIVGAGFAGSILAERLARGCGKKVLIVDRRPHIAGNAYDHYDDAGILVHKYGPHIFHTNSREVFDYLSRFTEWRQYQHRVLASVDGQLVPIPINLDTINRMYGVNLNSFQMDEFLANRAEKLEHIRTSEDVVVSKVGRELYEKFFRGYTRKQWGLDPSELDAQVTARVPTRTNRDDRYFTDSYQAMPKQGFTRMFANLLDHPNIKVMLNTDYREIRDMVPYRELIFTGPVDEYFDYCYGKLPYRCLEFKHETHNKEMLQPVAVINYPNDYAYTRVTEFKHLTGQEHQKTSIVYEFSRAEGDPYYPIPRAENAELYKKYQTLAEANKGVHFVGRLATYRYYNMDQVAAQALTVFANLIGSSRAQAAELQYEPRLTTLTVPMGIAGNGHAIGNGHSHGNGQSNGHSNGNGNGSCRTQDRKTNPRRRTFNST from the coding sequence ATGTTTGATTATTTGATCGTCGGAGCCGGTTTTGCCGGAAGCATCCTGGCCGAGCGTTTGGCACGCGGCTGCGGAAAAAAGGTATTGATCGTGGATCGGCGTCCCCACATCGCGGGAAATGCCTATGACCACTATGACGATGCAGGAATTCTCGTTCATAAATATGGACCTCACATTTTCCATACTAACAGCCGGGAGGTCTTTGATTATCTTTCCCGCTTTACAGAATGGCGGCAGTATCAACATCGCGTGCTGGCTTCCGTCGATGGCCAATTGGTTCCCATTCCGATTAACCTCGACACCATCAATCGGATGTATGGCGTAAATTTAAATTCATTCCAGATGGATGAATTCCTCGCGAACCGCGCCGAAAAGCTCGAACATATCCGCACCTCCGAGGATGTGGTGGTCAGCAAGGTGGGACGGGAATTATATGAAAAATTTTTCCGAGGCTATACCCGCAAACAATGGGGACTCGATCCCTCCGAACTGGACGCGCAAGTCACTGCCCGCGTTCCAACGCGCACGAATCGTGATGATCGTTACTTCACTGACAGTTACCAGGCGATGCCCAAACAGGGCTTTACCCGGATGTTTGCCAACCTGCTCGACCATCCCAACATCAAGGTGATGCTCAATACGGATTACCGGGAAATCAGGGATATGGTGCCTTATCGCGAACTGATCTTCACCGGCCCCGTGGATGAATATTTTGATTACTGCTACGGCAAGCTGCCTTATCGTTGCCTGGAATTTAAACACGAAACCCACAACAAGGAAATGCTTCAACCGGTCGCAGTCATCAATTACCCGAACGATTATGCTTACACACGCGTCACCGAGTTCAAACACCTGACCGGCCAGGAGCACCAGAAGACGAGCATTGTTTATGAATTCTCGCGCGCCGAAGGAGATCCTTATTACCCCATTCCGCGGGCTGAAAATGCTGAGTTATACAAAAAGTATCAAACCCTGGCAGAAGCAAATAAGGGAGTTCATTTTGTGGGCCGGCTCGCTACCTACCGTTATTACAACATGGACCAGGTGGCAGCCCAGGCCCTGACGGTTTTTGCCAACCTCATCGGCTCAAGCCGCGCCCAAGCTGCTGAACTGCAGTATGAACCCCGCCTGACTACCTTGACTGTGCCCATGGGCATTGCCGGGAATGGTCATGCCATCGGCAACGGACACAGTCATGGAAACGGCCAAAGCAATGGTCATTCCAATGGAAACGGAAATGGTTCCTGTCGCACTCAGGATCGTAAAACCAACCCTCGACGGCGCACTTTTAATTCGACCTAG
- a CDS encoding glycosyltransferase → MCWDWVWQRPQQFLSRLSERHQVLFVETLAPDPQLVAPIARFETLPAHPNITRLRMQFPTWRWNNGAYVDKLRRKLLQEALLGPLAGKFENPVQWFYDPMAVTPFAGHMDEIATVYDCMDELSKFRHADPELINREMQLLAKADVVFTGGSRLYDAKSKHNDNCHFYGCGVDSEHFGKARDPRTALPPELRNKGDKKMLGYFGVVDERMDYELIARLADANPNWEIVIVGPLAKVEECVLPRRSNIQWLGGRPYSELPAYCKAFDVCLMPFALNEATEYINPTKALEYMATGTEIISSAVPDVVRNFASVVKIANSHDGFVSLCQRAVAEPDRAAIERGIKMAANHSWDSIVAQMEGHIEDVLANKLNVASV, encoded by the coding sequence TTGTGTTGGGATTGGGTTTGGCAAAGACCGCAGCAATTCCTCTCCCGCCTGAGCGAACGCCATCAGGTGCTCTTCGTCGAAACACTTGCGCCCGATCCGCAGCTGGTCGCACCCATCGCCCGTTTCGAAACCCTTCCCGCCCATCCCAACATTACGCGTTTGCGCATGCAATTTCCCACGTGGCGCTGGAACAACGGAGCCTACGTTGACAAGCTGCGACGCAAGCTGCTGCAAGAGGCATTGCTCGGACCGCTCGCTGGAAAATTTGAAAATCCGGTGCAGTGGTTTTACGATCCAATGGCCGTGACTCCATTCGCGGGACACATGGATGAAATTGCGACAGTCTACGATTGCATGGACGAACTTTCCAAGTTTCGTCACGCCGACCCCGAGTTGATAAATCGCGAAATGCAATTGCTCGCCAAGGCGGATGTAGTGTTCACCGGTGGCAGCAGATTATACGACGCCAAGAGCAAACATAATGACAACTGCCATTTTTACGGCTGTGGTGTGGATAGTGAACATTTTGGAAAGGCACGCGACCCCAGAACCGCTCTGCCTCCGGAACTAAGAAACAAGGGCGATAAAAAGATGCTCGGCTACTTCGGCGTCGTTGACGAGCGGATGGATTATGAACTTATCGCGCGACTGGCCGATGCCAACCCGAATTGGGAAATCGTTATCGTCGGCCCCCTGGCCAAGGTCGAGGAATGTGTCCTTCCCCGTCGCTCAAACATTCAGTGGCTGGGCGGCAGGCCTTATTCCGAGCTGCCGGCCTATTGCAAAGCCTTTGACGTTTGTCTCATGCCGTTTGCCCTGAACGAAGCCACGGAATACATCAATCCGACCAAGGCCCTGGAATATATGGCCACCGGGACCGAGATCATCAGCTCAGCCGTCCCGGATGTGGTAAGAAATTTCGCCAGCGTGGTGAAAATTGCGAACTCGCACGATGGCTTCGTTTCGCTTTGCCAGCGCGCAGTGGCCGAACCTGACCGGGCAGCAATTGAGCGCGGCATAAAGATGGCCGCCAATCACTCCTGGGATTCCATTGTGGCACAAATGGAGGGACACATTGAGGACGTGCTCGCCAACAAACTGAACGTGGCGTCAGTCTGA